The Priestia aryabhattai genome includes the window TTAAAGGATGTAAACACGGCTTTTCAAAAAGAAATCATGATGAGCGATAATGAACTTAAAATAACAATTAAGCCTACCTCTGAATTTCAACCTTTTACCGCATTAAGGGGAAAAGAAGAACAGCAAAAGTGGCTGTTTGCAGATCAGCTTATTAAAAAGGTAAAGCAGCATTCTTTTTCAAGGCTGCATTTGTTGATTTGTCCAGAAAATATCATTTTTGATAAAAGTTTAAGTCCTGCTTTTTTACATTATGGAGTGAAAGAAAGTTTACCTCCTTATGAGTCTAACGAGGAACAAAGCTTTCAAGAGTTAAAGGCTACGATAGCAGCGGCCGTTGACTCATCGCATACATTTGAACAGTATTTTAAGTTATATGAGACCTTGCAATTAAAAGAAGACGCTAAAAAAATAATGCATATCAGCAATGAGGAAGAGCTGAGTCAATTCGTTCAGCATAAGCTAACCCAAATTGAAAAACATCAAAAGACACTCGTTCAACTTCCTCAAAAACGCTGGACCATTTTTAAGTTTTCATCTGTGGGTATACTTGTCTTATTAATTCCAGCTCTTATTTATACTTTTTACTCTTACTTTTTTGCTCAGCCCAAACAAGAAGCGTTTGTAGAAAGCAACGAATACTTTCTTGAAAAAAACTACAGCAAAGTAGTCGACACACTTGAAGATTACGATATTGAAAGCATGCCTAAAATTGTGCAATACGAAATAGCAACTTCCTATCTTGTTAATGAAAAGTTAGGAGAGGAGCAAAAAGCAAATGCTTTAAAGACTATTACGCTTCAGTCAGATCCTCAGTATTTTGCCTATTGGTTTTACATTGGCCGAGGAGACAACAAAAAAGCTCTAGAAGTTAGCAGGTTGTTAGAAGAACGTTCGTTAATTATCTATGCACTAATGAAATACGAAGGTCAGCTAAAGACAGATAACGATTTAGCGGCTGATAAAAAGCAAGAAGAGCTTGATAAAGTAGCAAACGAACTTGAAGAATTTAAGAAAGAAAATGATCAGCAAGAAGCGGAAGCAGCCAAGCAGCAAGAAGAGAAACAGGCTGAGGAAGCACAGGCGGCCAAGCAGCAGGAAGAAGAACAGAAAGCTGCAGAAGCCGAGAAAAAGAAACAAGAAGAGCAGAAAAAACAGCAGGAAGATCAATCGAAGTAGGGAGGTAGTTGTATGAATATGCTTTGGATAGTTAGTGGGCAAACGTATCAGCAGCTGCCTATAGATTTTAAAACCTTTCGCCAAGCAACGGTTGGGAACACTCAGCATCAAACTTTTACTTTTTCCTATCCGTTTGAGAAAGGGCAAATGACGCTGTCGTCTGAAAAAAACGGCAGGCTCTTGATTTCCTACGGAGAAGAAAGGATAGCAGAGTTATCTGTTTCTGAGTCGTTTGTATGGCAAGAACAAGGACAGGCTTTAACTTTTGTTTTTACAGAGTCAGCTGTTAAAGAAGCTGTCTATTATATTGATTACGGATCAGAAGTTTCGTTTTCCATAAGCGATGAAGCAGCTGATGTGCATCAGCAGAAAGAAAAGTGTGTAGTAGAGCCAAAAGAAGGATTTTACTTATCAAAAATCAATGGGAAATGGAAGGTCTTTTATAACCAAGAACCGCTTTATCTTAACGGACACCGACTAGAAGAGAATACGAACCTTCAGCCGGGAGATCTTATTTTATGGTCCTCTATGACGATTCAATTGATTGAAAAAGATTTGTTGAAAATTCAAGGCTACTATGATTATGCATCTAAGCTTCCAGCTACGGCACAGCCTATTTCTGAAATGAAAAAGAAGTATCCGGTTTATAGACGGACCCCGCGTATGGTATATGATTTGCCTGATGATAAGGTGAGCTTGTCCTTCCCATCTCAAGACAATGATGAAAATAGCCGAAGCTTATGGCTTACCATTTTACCGCCATTAGTCATGCTGTTAGTGATGGGTACGGTATCGATTATTCAGCCTAGGGGAATTTTTATTATTATATCTGTCATGATGTTTACGACCACGCTGATTGTATCTACCGTTCAATATTTCAAAGACAAGAAACAGCGCAAGAAGCGACAAGAGCGTCGTCGTCGAATCTATACAAAGTACTTAGAAAACAAACGTGAGGAATTACAAGAACTAGTATCAGTTCAACGAGATGTATTATCTTATCATTTTCCGACGTTTGAACGAATGAAATATTTAACTGAACAGATTTCTGATCGGATTTGGGAACGAACTGTGGAGAGCAGT containing:
- the essB gene encoding type VII secretion protein EssB, yielding MSEKKPTYLEEQLEAVMTRHNNEYTFVFQKEKIRLNRSVEIEMLKDVNTAFQKEIMMSDNELKITIKPTSEFQPFTALRGKEEQQKWLFADQLIKKVKQHSFSRLHLLICPENIIFDKSLSPAFLHYGVKESLPPYESNEEQSFQELKATIAAAVDSSHTFEQYFKLYETLQLKEDAKKIMHISNEEELSQFVQHKLTQIEKHQKTLVQLPQKRWTIFKFSSVGILVLLIPALIYTFYSYFFAQPKQEAFVESNEYFLEKNYSKVVDTLEDYDIESMPKIVQYEIATSYLVNEKLGEEQKANALKTITLQSDPQYFAYWFYIGRGDNKKALEVSRLLEERSLIIYALMKYEGQLKTDNDLAADKKQEELDKVANELEEFKKENDQQEAEAAKQQEEKQAEEAQAAKQQEEEQKAAEAEKKKQEEQKKQQEDQSK